A stretch of Bubalus bubalis isolate 160015118507 breed Murrah chromosome 19, NDDB_SH_1, whole genome shotgun sequence DNA encodes these proteins:
- the LOC102408052 gene encoding transmembrane protein 14C-like, which produces MPKDSGPLVPLHWLGFGYAALVASGGIIGYAKAGSVPSLAAGLLFGGLSGLGSYQLSQDLKNIWLFLVTSGTLAGIMGMRFYNSRKFMPVGLIAGASFLMVIKLGISALSKPHQ; this is translated from the coding sequence ATGCCGAAGGACTCTGGCCCGCTAGTGCCTTTACACTGGCTTGGCTTTGGCTATGCAGCACTGGTTGCTTCCGGCGGGatcattggctatgctaaagcaGGCagtgttccatccctggctgccGGGCTCCTCTTCGGTGGTCTCTCCGGCCTGGGTTCCTATCAGCTGTCTCAGGATCTGAAGAACATTTGGCTTTTCTTAGTCACATCTGGAACCTTGGCTGGCATCATGGGGATGAGATTCTATAACTCTAGAAAATTCATGCCAGTAGGCCTGATTGCAGGTGCCAGTTTTCTGATGGTCATCAAACTTGGAATCAGTGCCTTGAGTAAACCCCATCAGTAA